In Sphingobacterium sp. lm-10, one DNA window encodes the following:
- the ilvB gene encoding biosynthetic-type acetolactate synthase large subunit: MSTLEKTELEKETSTTTQLSGSQAVLEALLQEGVDTIFGYPGGAIMPIYDALYDYSEKLTHILVRHEQGGIHAAQGYARTSGNVGVAFATSGPGATNLVTGLADAMIDSTPLVCVTGQVFAALLGTDAFQETDVINITTPVTKWNYQVTDANEIPEVMAKAFYIAKTGRPGPVLVDITKNAQLQLFDFLGYKKCDHIRSYRPKPVIRKEYITQAAEVINQAKKPFVLFGQGVILGKAEAEFKAFIEKGGFPAAWTVMGLSALETDHPLNVGMLGMHGNYAPNVMTNECDVLIAIGMRFDDRVTGRLDKYAKQAKIVHLDIDPAEIDKNVKTTVPVWGDCKETLPLLTELLQEKDHNAWVTEFRELEKEEIKEVIQDELNPTTDIMTMGEVLKTLNELTGGDAIIVTDVGQHQMVSCRYAKFNSSRSNVTSGGLGTMGFGLPAAIGAWYGAPHRDVVAIIGDGGIQMTIQELGTIMQFGAKVKIMILNNEFLGMVRQWQQLFHQRRYSFVDITSPDFVAVAKGYYIDGNKISERKDLKPALKTMLDHDGAYLLEVMVGKENNVFPMVAQGTSVSEIRLK, translated from the coding sequence ATGAGCACATTAGAAAAAACGGAGTTAGAAAAAGAAACGTCTACAACCACACAGCTTAGCGGTTCGCAGGCAGTGCTAGAAGCTTTGCTTCAAGAGGGAGTAGACACTATTTTCGGTTATCCAGGTGGCGCGATCATGCCGATCTACGATGCCTTGTATGACTATAGCGAAAAATTAACGCACATCCTCGTACGTCACGAACAGGGTGGCATCCACGCCGCGCAAGGCTATGCACGTACCTCTGGCAACGTAGGCGTAGCTTTCGCTACCAGCGGACCAGGCGCCACTAACCTCGTAACAGGTCTGGCCGATGCGATGATTGATAGTACTCCACTAGTGTGTGTCACTGGACAGGTGTTCGCCGCACTATTAGGTACCGATGCTTTTCAGGAAACAGACGTCATTAACATTACTACACCAGTTACGAAGTGGAACTATCAGGTAACGGATGCAAACGAAATACCAGAAGTCATGGCGAAAGCATTTTATATCGCCAAAACAGGCCGTCCAGGACCTGTGTTAGTTGACATTACAAAGAATGCGCAATTGCAACTTTTTGATTTCCTAGGATATAAAAAATGTGATCATATTCGCAGCTATCGTCCGAAGCCAGTCATCCGTAAAGAATATATCACACAAGCTGCAGAAGTCATTAATCAAGCGAAAAAACCTTTTGTCTTATTTGGACAGGGCGTTATACTGGGCAAAGCCGAGGCCGAATTCAAAGCCTTTATTGAAAAAGGTGGTTTTCCGGCAGCCTGGACTGTGATGGGATTAAGTGCATTAGAAACTGATCACCCCTTAAACGTAGGTATGCTAGGCATGCATGGCAACTACGCGCCCAACGTGATGACCAACGAGTGCGATGTACTAATCGCTATCGGAATGCGTTTCGATGACCGCGTAACCGGAAGACTCGATAAATATGCAAAACAGGCGAAAATCGTACACCTGGACATTGACCCGGCGGAAATTGATAAAAATGTTAAAACAACGGTTCCTGTTTGGGGAGATTGTAAGGAAACCCTTCCCTTGCTCACCGAGCTGTTGCAAGAAAAAGATCATAACGCTTGGGTGACAGAGTTCCGAGAATTGGAGAAGGAAGAGATCAAAGAAGTGATCCAAGACGAGCTGAACCCTACGACAGATATCATGACAATGGGAGAAGTATTGAAAACCTTAAATGAATTGACCGGTGGCGATGCGATTATTGTAACCGACGTCGGCCAGCACCAAATGGTTTCCTGTCGTTACGCCAAGTTTAACTCCAGCCGATCCAATGTAACCTCTGGAGGCTTAGGCACCATGGGTTTTGGCCTACCAGCCGCTATTGGCGCCTGGTATGGTGCTCCTCATCGCGATGTAGTCGCTATTATCGGTGATGGCGGCATCCAAATGACTATCCAGGAACTGGGCACGATCATGCAGTTTGGCGCTAAGGTAAAAATCATGATCCTGAACAATGAGTTTCTAGGTATGGTGCGCCAATGGCAACAACTCTTCCATCAGCGTCGCTATTCATTTGTAGACATCACTAGTCCAGATTTTGTGGCGGTAGCGAAAGGATACTACATCGACGGAAACAAAATATCAGAACGGAAAGACCTGAAACCTGCACTGAAGACGATGTTGGATCACGATGGCGCTTACCTACTCGAAGTGATGGTAGGCAAAGAAAACAATGTTTTCCCTATGGTAGCGCAAGGCACGTCGGTCTCAGAAATACGTTTGAAATAA
- a CDS encoding four helix bundle protein codes for MENERKIYDIKERTFEFSKSVILYVKDFKFNRIFHSLFDQLIRSATSIGANITEGKAGSSKNDFLKFYIIALKSANETEYWLKLIKETLVVEEHSDINSLLKETDEIIRILVAIILRSKNLEVKSQN; via the coding sequence ATGGAAAACGAAAGAAAGATATACGACATAAAGGAACGAACTTTTGAGTTTTCCAAAAGTGTAATTCTGTATGTCAAGGACTTCAAATTCAACCGTATCTTTCACTCCTTGTTCGACCAATTGATAAGAAGTGCCACATCTATTGGCGCAAATATTACAGAAGGAAAAGCAGGCTCTTCTAAAAACGACTTTTTAAAGTTTTACATCATAGCCCTAAAATCAGCCAACGAAACAGAATATTGGTTGAAACTTATTAAAGAAACATTAGTGGTTGAGGAGCATTCTGATATAAACTCTTTACTGAAAGAAACGGATGAGATAATAAGAATATTAGTAGCAATTATACTTAGAAGTAAGAATTTAGAAGTTAAAAGTCAGAATTAA
- the leuC gene encoding 3-isopropylmalate dehydratase large subunit: MGKTLVEKIWDAHVVKRQEGFPDILYIDTHLIHEVTSPQAFDGLRKRNLPVFRPNQTVATADHNVPTIDQHLPIKEELSRYQVDMLSKNTSEFGVELYGLGHPYQGIVHVIGPELGITLPGKTMVCGDSHTSTHGAFGAIAFGIGTSQVEQVFATQCLLQQAPKTMKIEVNGTLGAGVGAKDIILYIIAKISAAGGTGYFIEYAGSAIRELSMEARMTICNMSIEMGARGGLIAPDDITFDYIKGREFAPKDKKWDEALAYWKTLYSDKDATFDAVLEFAAEDIEPMVTYGTNPGMGMGVTEHIPAIEAQPESERPSYKKALNYMGFEDDQPLLGRPIDYVFIGSCTNSRIEDLREVANFVRGKQKAEQVEVWIVPGSKQVEAQAKAEGIDKVLESAGFILREPGCSACLGMNEDKIPAGKYCISTSNRNFEGRQGPDARTLLASPLTAAAAAITGKITDVREFLGAEEVV; this comes from the coding sequence ATGGGAAAAACATTAGTAGAAAAAATTTGGGATGCGCACGTTGTGAAACGGCAGGAAGGTTTTCCAGACATCCTGTATATCGATACACACCTTATCCACGAGGTAACTTCGCCACAAGCCTTCGACGGCTTACGTAAGCGCAATTTACCCGTGTTCAGACCGAATCAGACGGTGGCCACAGCAGATCATAATGTGCCAACAATAGATCAGCACTTACCGATCAAAGAAGAGTTGTCAAGATACCAGGTGGATATGCTGAGCAAAAACACCAGCGAATTTGGTGTGGAGCTTTACGGACTAGGCCATCCTTACCAAGGCATCGTACACGTCATCGGTCCAGAATTGGGCATCACCTTACCAGGCAAAACCATGGTTTGTGGCGATAGCCACACTTCTACACATGGTGCATTTGGTGCGATTGCTTTCGGGATTGGCACATCGCAGGTAGAACAAGTATTCGCTACACAGTGTCTGTTGCAACAAGCACCGAAAACCATGAAGATTGAGGTAAACGGAACGCTAGGCGCGGGCGTAGGTGCCAAAGACATTATTTTATACATTATCGCCAAAATCTCTGCTGCTGGTGGTACTGGTTATTTCATTGAATATGCTGGTTCTGCCATTCGTGAATTGAGTATGGAAGCACGGATGACGATCTGTAACATGAGCATTGAAATGGGTGCCCGTGGAGGATTGATTGCTCCCGATGATATCACGTTTGACTATATCAAAGGACGTGAATTTGCACCTAAAGATAAAAAATGGGACGAGGCACTAGCGTATTGGAAAACCTTGTATTCTGACAAGGATGCCACTTTTGATGCAGTATTGGAATTTGCAGCAGAAGATATCGAGCCCATGGTAACGTACGGTACCAACCCGGGCATGGGCATGGGCGTAACCGAGCACATTCCAGCCATAGAGGCACAGCCAGAATCCGAACGACCTTCTTACAAAAAAGCCTTGAACTACATGGGATTTGAAGACGATCAGCCGCTTTTAGGTCGCCCAATCGACTATGTATTTATCGGTAGTTGTACCAACTCCCGTATTGAAGACTTACGCGAAGTAGCCAACTTCGTGCGTGGCAAGCAAAAAGCCGAGCAGGTAGAAGTGTGGATTGTTCCAGGATCAAAACAGGTAGAAGCGCAGGCCAAAGCAGAAGGTATCGATAAGGTGTTAGAATCAGCAGGTTTTATATTGCGTGAACCCGGTTGTTCCGCTTGTTTAGGGATGAATGAAGATAAAATTCCCGCCGGAAAATATTGTATATCCACCTCCAACAGAAACTTTGAAGGCAGACAAGGACCAGATGCGCGTACTTTGCTGGCCAGTCCACTGACGGCTGCTGCTGCTGCGATTACCGGTAAGATTACAGATGTACGCGAGTTTTTAGGTGCAGAAGAGGTCGTATAG
- a CDS encoding DinB family protein, whose protein sequence is MKDVFHFIRDARRAFIELLDTLTLEQLNEIPTGFNNNIIWNFGHIVVSTQGLCYVRPGVRPDSSQISYLSAYAKGSKPSYFVDQAEVDALKGLALSTIEVIEQDYEANAFEGFQPFETSTYKSTLSSIEEVIITTAGHDNLHFGYAIAQKRLIK, encoded by the coding sequence ATGAAGGATGTTTTTCACTTTATCCGCGATGCACGCCGTGCATTTATTGAACTTTTAGATACGCTAACGCTGGAACAACTCAACGAAATTCCGACAGGCTTTAACAACAACATTATCTGGAATTTTGGCCATATCGTTGTCTCAACACAAGGGCTATGTTATGTCCGCCCGGGTGTTCGACCAGACAGCAGTCAAATCTCCTATTTATCTGCTTATGCCAAAGGCAGCAAGCCCAGTTATTTCGTAGACCAGGCGGAAGTAGACGCTTTAAAAGGGCTGGCATTAAGCACTATAGAGGTGATAGAGCAGGACTACGAAGCAAACGCTTTCGAAGGCTTTCAGCCATTTGAGACCAGTACCTACAAATCTACGTTGAGCAGCATTGAAGAAGTCATCATCACAACGGCCGGACACGACAACTTACATTTTGGCTATGCTATCGCACAGAAAAGATTAATTAAATAA
- the leuD gene encoding 3-isopropylmalate dehydratase small subunit, with translation MKKFETLTSTVVPLPIENIDTDQIIPARFLKATTRDGFGDNLFRDWRFDGENQPKADFVMNDATYSGKVLAAGKNFGCGSSREHAAWAIQDYGFDVVISSFFADIFKGNALNNGVLPIQVTEEFLEKIFAATFQNPTSKLSVDLEAQTVTILDTNESFTFEINAYKKSCLINGYDDIDYILSHRSEVEDFEKTRPFSYV, from the coding sequence ATGAAAAAATTTGAAACTTTAACCTCTACGGTAGTACCATTGCCGATAGAAAATATTGACACCGATCAGATCATTCCGGCTCGTTTTCTAAAAGCGACTACCCGGGATGGCTTTGGCGACAACCTATTCCGCGACTGGCGCTTTGATGGCGAAAATCAACCTAAAGCAGATTTCGTAATGAATGATGCTACCTACTCCGGCAAAGTGCTGGCCGCAGGTAAAAACTTTGGCTGTGGCTCCTCCCGTGAGCATGCCGCATGGGCTATTCAAGATTATGGTTTTGACGTGGTTATTAGCTCTTTTTTTGCTGACATTTTTAAAGGCAATGCGCTGAATAATGGTGTACTACCTATTCAGGTAACGGAAGAGTTTCTCGAAAAAATATTTGCTGCCACTTTTCAAAACCCTACCTCCAAACTATCGGTAGATTTGGAGGCACAGACAGTGACCATTCTAGACACCAATGAATCGTTCACTTTCGAGATCAATGCGTATAAAAAGTCTTGCCTGATTAATGGCTATGACGACATAGATTATATATTAAGTCACCGATCAGAGGTCGAAGACTTCGAAAAAACCCGCCCATTTAGCTATGTCTAA
- a CDS encoding methyltransferase domain-containing protein, giving the protein MCNICETATASENKIIDRASQGATTVFNRRTLEQDYRTLKSALRPGLRVLDIGCSTGAITKDIANIVGPTGYVVGIDNTASFIEDGKKQYADIQNLELLHCDLLDFESDQQFDLIVSARTFQWISTLNTAIDKLKHLLKPNGQVSILDYNHEAISWNPPIPKSMDNFYHMFLMWRKDAGMNNRIAYDLAELLEEHGFGQIEVINADEHYEGNNPLHIDKIKVWSQVASSKQMVDEGYISEQNRLEAIQDYNHWTDHDAISMTMKLREVRAILKS; this is encoded by the coding sequence ATGTGTAATATCTGCGAGACCGCGACAGCCTCAGAAAATAAAATAATCGATAGAGCATCGCAAGGTGCAACTACAGTTTTCAACCGAAGAACACTCGAACAAGATTATCGAACGTTAAAATCGGCCTTGAGACCAGGTTTGCGTGTCTTAGATATCGGATGTTCCACTGGAGCAATCACAAAAGACATTGCTAATATCGTAGGACCTACTGGCTATGTTGTCGGAATTGACAATACCGCATCATTTATTGAAGACGGAAAAAAACAGTATGCTGATATTCAAAATCTGGAACTCCTACACTGCGATTTGTTAGATTTTGAGAGCGATCAACAATTTGATCTCATCGTATCGGCACGCACATTTCAATGGATTTCAACTTTAAATACAGCTATTGATAAACTAAAGCACTTACTAAAACCTAACGGACAGGTTTCTATTCTTGATTATAATCACGAAGCCATCAGCTGGAATCCACCCATTCCAAAGAGTATGGACAACTTCTATCATATGTTTTTGATGTGGAGAAAAGATGCTGGTATGAACAATAGAATTGCTTATGATCTGGCAGAATTGCTGGAAGAACATGGATTCGGACAAATTGAGGTTATTAACGCCGATGAACATTACGAAGGCAACAATCCTTTGCATATAGACAAAATCAAAGTTTGGTCGCAGGTAGCCAGTTCCAAACAAATGGTTGACGAAGGTTATATTTCCGAACAAAACCGTTTAGAAGCCATTCAAGATTATAATCATTGGACTGATCACGATGCTATCAGCATGACCATGAAACTGAGAGAAGTAAGAGCAATATTAAAATCATAA
- the ilvD gene encoding dihydroxy-acid dehydratase: protein MKSSSENEHTLNRYSRIFTQDATQPAAKAMLYGIGLTDQDMAKAQVGIASMGYDGNTCNMHLNDLAKQVKKGVWSEDLVGLIFNTIGVSDGMSNGTDGMRYSLVSRDVIADSIETICGGQYYDGVIAIPGCDKNMPGAIMAMARLDRPSLMVYGGTIAPGHYKGEELNIVSAFEALGQKICGNISDEDYEGVIKNTCPGAGACGGMYTANTMASAIEALGMSLPYSSSNPAVSEEKKQECLDAGKYIRILLEKNIKPSDIMTRKAFENAIRSIVILGGSTNAVLHFIAIGKAIGVDISQDDFQRMSDETPVLADFKPSGKYLMQDLHQYGGTPAVMRYLLDQGLIHGDCLTVTGKTVAENLADVKSIMDYDQPIIHTLDNPIKATGHLQILYGNIAEKGSVAKISGKEGERFEGPARVFDGEQNLIQGISSGRVKPGDVVVITNAGPKGAPGMPEMLKPTSAIIGAGLGKSVALITDGRFSGGTHGFVVGHITPESYAGGLIGLIEDNDHIVLDAVNNTINVLLSDEVIAERRARWQQPALKVSKGVLYKYAKTVADASEGCVTDL from the coding sequence ATGAAGTCATCATCTGAGAACGAGCACACGTTAAACAGATATAGCCGCATCTTCACGCAAGATGCCACACAGCCAGCCGCCAAAGCGATGCTTTATGGTATCGGATTAACAGACCAGGACATGGCAAAGGCACAGGTCGGCATCGCCAGCATGGGATATGATGGCAACACCTGTAATATGCATCTCAATGATCTGGCAAAACAGGTAAAAAAAGGTGTTTGGTCGGAAGATTTGGTAGGATTGATTTTCAACACCATCGGAGTAAGTGATGGTATGAGTAATGGAACCGATGGCATGCGTTATTCCTTAGTAAGCCGAGATGTTATTGCAGATAGTATTGAAACCATTTGTGGTGGACAATATTACGACGGTGTAATCGCTATTCCAGGTTGCGACAAAAATATGCCCGGTGCCATCATGGCCATGGCACGATTGGATCGTCCTTCCTTGATGGTGTATGGCGGCACGATCGCGCCAGGACATTACAAAGGAGAAGAACTCAATATCGTGTCTGCTTTTGAAGCTCTGGGACAGAAAATCTGTGGCAATATCTCGGATGAAGATTACGAAGGAGTGATAAAAAACACGTGCCCAGGTGCCGGCGCTTGCGGTGGCATGTATACAGCTAACACGATGGCATCTGCTATTGAAGCACTGGGAATGAGCCTACCCTATTCTTCTTCTAACCCTGCCGTAAGTGAGGAGAAAAAACAAGAGTGTCTGGATGCCGGAAAATACATCCGTATCCTACTGGAAAAAAATATCAAACCATCCGATATCATGACGCGCAAGGCATTTGAGAACGCCATACGTAGCATCGTCATATTAGGAGGTAGTACAAATGCCGTATTGCACTTCATTGCCATTGGTAAAGCTATAGGCGTTGATATTTCGCAAGATGATTTTCAACGCATGAGCGATGAAACACCAGTACTGGCAGATTTTAAGCCTAGTGGTAAGTACCTGATGCAAGATTTACATCAATATGGTGGTACGCCAGCTGTTATGCGATACCTGCTTGATCAAGGTTTAATTCATGGAGATTGCCTCACCGTGACCGGAAAAACAGTAGCCGAGAATTTAGCAGACGTGAAGTCCATTATGGATTACGATCAACCCATTATCCACACGTTGGATAATCCGATCAAAGCGACCGGCCATCTGCAGATATTGTATGGAAACATCGCAGAAAAAGGCTCTGTAGCAAAAATTTCCGGCAAGGAAGGAGAACGTTTTGAAGGACCTGCGCGCGTATTCGATGGCGAACAAAACCTTATTCAGGGTATTTCTTCTGGAAGAGTAAAGCCGGGCGATGTCGTGGTTATTACCAATGCTGGACCCAAGGGCGCACCAGGTATGCCCGAAATGCTAAAGCCGACGTCCGCTATTATTGGCGCTGGCTTAGGGAAATCGGTAGCCTTAATAACCGACGGTCGCTTCTCTGGTGGCACGCATGGCTTTGTAGTTGGACACATCACGCCAGAATCGTATGCTGGTGGCTTGATTGGTCTGATAGAAGACAATGATCATATCGTGCTTGATGCGGTAAACAACACGATTAATGTATTGCTATCGGACGAAGTGATTGCCGAGCGTAGAGCACGTTGGCAACAACCTGCATTAAAAGTATCCAAAGGAGTATTATATAAATATGCAAAGACAGTGGCCGACGCTTCCGAAGGCTGTGTAACGGATTTGTAA
- the ilvC gene encoding ketol-acid reductoisomerase: MANYFNTLSLREQLTQLGQAEFMDAADFNDGVDALKGKKIVIVGAGAQGLNQGLNLRDSGLDVSYALRKEAIEQKRDSWKNATDNNFVVGTYEELIPTADLVINLTPDKQHTNVVNAVQPLMKEGATLSYSHGFNIVEEGLQVRKDLTVIMVAPKSPGSEVRAEFLRGFGVPTLIAVHPENDPQGKGWAEAKAYCVGTGGHKAGVLKSSFVAEVKSDLMGEQTILCGLLQTGSILSFDKMVEKGIDAGYASKLVQYGVEVITEALKHGGVSGMLDRLSNPAKVKAFELSEELKDIMRPLFEKHQDDIISGQFSKTMMEDWANGDANLLKWRAETGETAFEKTPAGDVNINEQEYFDNYTLMVAFVRAGVELAFEVMVEAGIKPESAYYESLHETPLIANTIARKKLFEMNRVISDTAEYGCYLFDQACKPLLADFIRTIDTDVVGRNFNEGKDGAVDNVKLVSINEKLRNHPVEVVGRELRKAMKAMKTIKTA, translated from the coding sequence ATGGCAAATTACTTTAATACCCTATCGCTCAGAGAGCAGTTAACCCAATTAGGTCAGGCTGAATTTATGGATGCCGCCGATTTCAATGATGGTGTAGATGCTTTGAAAGGCAAAAAAATCGTTATTGTGGGTGCTGGTGCACAAGGTTTAAACCAAGGTTTGAATCTGCGCGATAGTGGTTTAGATGTTTCTTACGCCTTGCGTAAGGAAGCCATCGAACAGAAAAGAGACTCTTGGAAAAATGCCACCGATAACAACTTTGTCGTAGGCACCTATGAGGAATTGATTCCCACGGCAGATTTAGTCATTAACCTGACACCGGATAAGCAACATACCAATGTAGTAAACGCTGTACAACCACTCATGAAAGAAGGCGCTACCTTGTCTTATTCTCACGGTTTTAACATTGTAGAAGAAGGATTACAGGTACGTAAAGACCTGACCGTCATTATGGTTGCACCTAAATCTCCAGGTTCTGAAGTACGTGCCGAATTCTTACGTGGTTTTGGCGTACCTACGCTGATTGCCGTACACCCAGAAAACGACCCGCAAGGAAAAGGTTGGGCAGAAGCAAAAGCATATTGTGTAGGAACAGGGGGACATAAAGCCGGTGTATTAAAATCTTCTTTCGTAGCCGAAGTAAAATCCGATTTAATGGGTGAGCAAACCATCTTATGTGGTTTATTACAAACTGGGTCTATCCTATCGTTCGATAAAATGGTAGAAAAAGGCATTGATGCAGGATATGCTTCCAAACTCGTACAATATGGCGTTGAGGTAATTACCGAAGCCTTGAAGCACGGTGGTGTTAGCGGTATGTTAGATCGCTTAAGCAACCCGGCAAAAGTAAAAGCCTTCGAACTATCCGAAGAGCTAAAAGACATCATGCGTCCTTTGTTCGAAAAACACCAGGATGATATCATCTCAGGCCAGTTCAGCAAAACCATGATGGAAGACTGGGCAAATGGCGATGCCAACCTTTTGAAATGGCGCGCTGAAACCGGAGAAACGGCTTTTGAGAAAACGCCTGCTGGCGATGTAAACATCAATGAGCAAGAATATTTTGACAATTATACCCTGATGGTCGCTTTTGTACGTGCTGGTGTAGAATTGGCCTTCGAAGTGATGGTAGAAGCAGGTATCAAACCAGAAAGTGCCTATTACGAATCATTGCACGAAACCCCATTAATCGCCAACACCATTGCTCGCAAGAAATTGTTCGAGATGAACCGCGTGATTTCCGACACCGCAGAATACGGCTGTTACCTATTCGATCAAGCGTGTAAACCTTTGTTGGCAGACTTTATTAGAACGATAGATACAGACGTAGTTGGAAGAAATTTCAACGAGGGCAAAGACGGTGCAGTAGACAATGTAAAATTGGTTTCTATCAACGAAAAGCTACGCAACCATCCGGTGGAAGTCGTTGGACGTGAACTTCGTAAGGCAATGAAGGCCATGAAAACGATTAAAACTGCCTAA
- the atpC gene encoding ATP synthase F1 subunit epsilon, protein MKLTIITPDKLAYEGEVTAVTVPGSAGSFQILKDHAAIVSTLEDGKVSINTGTSEEVFQIKGGVVEAKDNIIIVLAEGIAES, encoded by the coding sequence ATGAAATTAACAATCATAACTCCCGATAAGTTAGCATACGAAGGCGAAGTGACGGCAGTTACCGTTCCTGGCAGTGCTGGTTCTTTTCAGATCTTGAAAGACCATGCCGCTATCGTATCTACATTGGAAGATGGTAAAGTAAGCATTAATACGGGTACTTCAGAAGAGGTATTCCAAATCAAAGGTGGTGTAGTGGAAGCTAAAGACAATATTATTATTGTCTTGGCAGAGGGTATCGCTGAGAGTTAG
- the ilvE gene encoding branched-chain-amino-acid transaminase: MQYYNQDTYIFLDGEFVKANEAGTDFFGQALHYGYGAFEGLRAYSTHNGVRIFKAEAHFDRLRKSCESINLPFPWSTRELVERTYELLERNNMRAAYIRPLVSSGTNMHLTAASSANIMIAAWEWGPFLGQNLLNVCLSDIRRPHPKAFQIDAKISGQYINAIRATSDAIRNGFDEALMLDQDGFVAQAASENLFLEKDFKIYTPPMQHVFPGITRQTVIDICKDLNFEVVEKRLTVSDLYEADSAFLCGTAAGIIGIKQIDDTTYPEDWENTIGSSIQRTYKKLVLEQENYEVII; encoded by the coding sequence ATGCAGTATTATAATCAGGACACCTACATATTTTTGGATGGAGAGTTTGTGAAAGCAAATGAGGCCGGCACGGATTTTTTCGGACAGGCTTTGCATTACGGCTATGGCGCCTTCGAGGGCTTGCGTGCTTACAGCACACACAATGGCGTTCGTATATTCAAAGCTGAAGCACATTTTGATCGTTTACGAAAATCATGCGAATCGATTAACCTTCCTTTCCCATGGTCTACACGCGAATTGGTGGAACGAACCTATGAACTATTGGAACGTAATAACATGCGCGCAGCTTATATCCGTCCTTTAGTATCGTCCGGAACCAATATGCACCTTACGGCTGCGTCGTCTGCTAACATCATGATCGCTGCATGGGAATGGGGACCATTTCTTGGTCAAAATTTGCTGAATGTATGTCTTTCTGATATTCGCAGACCTCACCCTAAAGCCTTTCAAATTGATGCCAAAATTTCTGGCCAATACATCAATGCCATTCGCGCTACCAGCGACGCGATACGCAACGGATTTGACGAAGCATTGATGCTAGACCAGGACGGTTTCGTTGCGCAAGCTGCCAGTGAAAATCTATTTTTAGAAAAAGATTTCAAGATATATACTCCCCCGATGCAACATGTTTTCCCTGGAATTACACGCCAGACGGTGATCGACATCTGTAAAGATTTAAACTTCGAGGTCGTCGAAAAGCGTCTAACTGTATCGGATTTATATGAAGCAGATAGTGCCTTTTTATGTGGCACCGCAGCAGGCATTATTGGGATTAAACAAATTGACGACACAACCTATCCAGAAGATTGGGAAAATACGATAGGTTCGTCCATACAACGTACATACAAAAAATTAGTATTAGAGCAAGAGAATTATGAAGTCATCATCTGA
- the ilvN gene encoding acetolactate synthase small subunit has translation MEKQEYTITLYTENSIGMIGRISIIFSRRKINIESLNTSPSEVEGIHRFTIVISESEEVVRKLCRQIEKQVEVLKAYYNTNDELVWQEQALYKVPADVIAEKAYVERLLRQYGATAVAIRNDYIVFETAGHREEIDRLTAELTKYNLIEFVRGARIAIIKESAGFHQKLKEFEKQEPSPDVVENEFLDQQDGVFTM, from the coding sequence ATGGAAAAGCAAGAATACACCATCACGTTATATACCGAAAATTCCATCGGGATGATCGGACGTATCTCGATCATCTTCTCGAGACGTAAGATCAACATAGAGAGTCTCAACACCTCCCCTTCTGAAGTGGAAGGCATACACCGTTTTACCATTGTAATCAGCGAAAGCGAAGAGGTAGTGCGTAAGTTGTGCCGGCAGATCGAAAAGCAAGTGGAAGTATTGAAAGCCTATTATAATACCAACGATGAGTTGGTATGGCAAGAACAAGCGCTTTACAAAGTGCCTGCCGATGTGATTGCCGAGAAAGCTTACGTAGAGCGTTTGCTCAGACAATACGGCGCCACAGCGGTAGCGATCCGCAATGATTACATCGTGTTTGAAACGGCAGGCCATCGCGAAGAAATAGATCGATTGACAGCCGAGCTCACCAAATACAATTTGATCGAGTTTGTGCGCGGAGCGCGCATCGCTATTATCAAAGAAAGCGCCGGTTTCCACCAAAAACTGAAAGAGTTTGAAAAACAAGAACCATCACCTGACGTCGTGGAAAATGAATTCCTTGATCAGCAAGATGGCGTTTTCACCATGTAA